aaataactaaccttgttattttaattttttttttttaaaaaaaagaattgacACGTGCGAGAGTAAAGGATGCAATTCACCTTACCTGAAGATTTCCTCTACAGCTCCTTAATTCTAATTTGCGCTATCAAAGTGGCGAGCTGAGATCACATTTGAAAACCCTAATCGATCATCGCTGAAGAAATATGTGGAGAAGACTCTCGCTGCAGCTCCGAACTCTCGCCCCAATCCTATCCGCTACCAAATCCGCCCGATTCGTCGTTGGATCTTTCGCGGGCCCGGAGAATCCCCGCCGTTTGTTCCCCGTCTTCTCACGCCATTTCAGTGTCGATTCTGGTGTGCCTCtataaaattttactttttttcttGTTTGACTCAGAAGATCCTAAAATCCCTTCTCTGATATTATCGTGATGTATTGATATGTCAGTCAAATTTGGCATTTTTGGGGAATTTTTATTCGTTTCTTCTctgttgattttttaaattcattttttctgTAAATGAATGTGTTTAAAAGGGGATGTAAGTGCAACGAAAAGTGTGGAGGATGTAATGCCAATTGCTACTGGTCATGAGCGTGAGGAGCTCCAAGCGTCTCTTAAAGTGAGTGGTTTTTCAGCATTTGCTTGTTGTCTTGGtgtttcatgaattttaaatcaaacatTTTGATGGTTTGGATTACGGTTACCTATTTGTGTTGAATTGATTGTATTAGGGAAAGGATGTTCTTGAAATAAATTACCCGTCTGGTCCATTCGGAACAAAGGTCAGTTTGAGTTCTTTTATCTTGAAATATGTGTTTGTTAGAAAGGTTATGAGACTGTCTCAATTGCCGGTTTCAAATGGCAAGCCTGGGTTTTACGTCTTTGATGTTAGTGAAATTGCTTTTGGCTTAGGATACTCTCGAGATTCATGTATAGAAGCTGTGCAGAGCTTGATTTATTACCTCTTGCATTTTACAGTTTTAGAATTTAAGTTATGAGTCTTGTTCTTGCTGGATGACAAGGTAGTATTGGCGAATGGGGCTAGCCACTTTTAGTACAAGAGGTTGACTCAGGTTCCTATAACCATAAATATTCCATTTCTGTTGAATATACTTGTCTAAGTTGTAACAGGGACTGATAAAATTGTGGGTATTAAACACACACGACATATCCACAATAGCAAAactaaaaaagaaaatcaaatagATAGGTTTCAAAAGTTTATATTGGGATGGGCTCTTGAAATTCCAACCAAGCCTATCCTACTTAATAGGTAGAGTATGAAGTTCAATTTTGTTGAGCCAGTTATCAAGTCCTAAAAACCCCAATTCtgcaaaccaaaaaaaaaaaaaaaattccatggaATAAAACACTTACTATTATTATTTCCTTAGAATGCATTTAGTTGGAATCTGAATGACTAGTATTTCATATTTGAACCTGTTAAAATTTTCCTCTGCTACACCACCTGGAAGCTGCAATATAACTGTGTTGACTCAATCAGTCAATGGTTTAAACTTCAATGATCTTGTCCCCCATGACTCATCATCAACCATCATTTATTAACTCTTGCAGGAAGAACCTGCTGTGGTTAAGTCTTATTATGACAAAAGAATTGTGGGATGCCCTGGAGTTGAAGGAGGTTAGTTTTAACTTTTAATCTAATTTCTGGTATTTGCAAAATGATCATTAGTTATAATCTTTGCTTAACCATATCTTCTCTGAAAAAAACAACAGAGGATGAGCATGATGTTGTTTGGTTCTGGCTAGAGAAGGGCAAGCCACATGAATGCCCAGTATGCTCGCAGTACTTCGTGGTATGTACGAGGGTCCATTAATTATCTAGCATAGATTGAACCTGATATGAAGATGACATTTGTTACATGTTGTGTTTTGTGATATTTACTTGATGGCTCGGCTTATATCTAGCTCCCTTGACTAAATTAATCCAAATGATATGAGTGGTTCCcattttttaattcattcaaaatGTTCACGGCCTCATTCTGTTTGCAGTTAGAAGTGGTTGGCCCAGGTGGACCACCCGATGGACATGGGGACGGTGAAGATGATCATCACCACTGAACGTAGTTGGCAATTTTGCTGCCAGAATAAGATCTGGTGACCGTATGAGCGATTATGTAATATTCTTCAGGTTTTAAAAGGTTATAATTTGTTTCTGAGTGTTATTTTTTTTGATGAATGGCGCTGTTGCTTTAGGCAACAAGTTCTCTTGTTATTCTGTTTCTTGATGTTATGGGGATTTGAAACACGAGCGACTTCTCCATAGGAAATATGGACTCTCACACCCTTCTCattcatgatataataataatgtcGAAGACAAACAGTTTGTTCGTTTTATTGCCAATCTTTTGTTCTGTAAACTCTGTTGTTGCCCCCAAATTGGGATTGTAGTGGATCAGAGTCGAGTGAGCTCGGGTAGCCACATATTTTTTTCTGAACTTCAGCTCAGTCAACTTTTTAATGGCGTGATGTGTAAATTTTGGAAGCTGGAAATCGTACTCTGTCATTCAAGTTTTCTACACAATTGTTTCtcaaccaaaataaaaataggCCTTGGCCCAACAAgtctgaaaaaaataaatatttcccaGTTCgtctttttttctttattgttaattataattaaattcaagCTTTTACTCACTAGGCTTGGCACGTTTGGCTGCTACCTTTGTTAACTGCATGAATCATAACAGGCCTTGGCCCAACAAGACTGCCTCAACCTCAATGAAAGACCCAATGGGCCGAACTGAGTGAATCCTCAGGTCTCTACAgtcataaatgaaaaatatgtaaaaatgtGGGTATATACACaattttgagatgtttttggaATCAAATTAATGCataatttctttttgttttttaaattttatggtgGAGTTCGGTTTTGTAGAAAGAATTACAAAACGAAAAATTGacccataaataaaatattaaaaaagaatTGATTCCACAGGTTCCCTAATGTATTAATCCTACCAATAATGGGAAAAGAACAAGATGTGCTTTACGTCCTTTGGAAGATTGTAAGGAGAGAAATGCTAGGAGAAAAATAGTTTCACataaatttatatgtatatgtaccaACTTAAATTCCATTATAAAAGGTATAACTTATCCCCACCGTTTATTTTATGAagcaaaaaatcatttttaaatgtgtaCTTTATTTGGCCCAAGGTGATTGTTTATCTGATCTACTTTTGATAATTAGTAAAAATATTTGTAGAATCAAATGTTCGTAATTTTACCAAACATTATAACTAACaataatggtgcaactcaattttttaaacaatagtGACAACCCGAATGATATGTTTCGATCACTATCCTAAAAGAGTTAACATCCTAACAATATCAATTGACATTACAATTCTTTGTATTGTCAATTTGCTATAACTTAGCAATCTATCTATTAATTAGTCAGAACATTTTTTTGAAAGTGTTGTTTTCTTAAAAGAGAAATAAAGGTAAATAGAGAAAAATAAAGGCGAGAATTTGTTCCACACTTGACAGCTTTGAAAgagatatatataaaataagaacCGAGCAACTAATACTTCGTTGGACTTCTTCGAGCATATATGTGGCATGCGACACattcaatgattttttttaaaaaaaatagaattagTGGCgacaaataattataatatattcaaaataattggatttaaataaattatatagatATTCAATTACATCTATGAATTtccataatttataaaaaaaatttccaagtgCAAATTTTGAGAATGTGGTTCATGTACGACCAAAGAAACTAatctaaaatacataattaaatcatatgagAATTAGTGCCTACGGAATCTACGttatcttttatttaaaatatgcacaAGAATTTTTCAGGTCTTGAAATTTCACTAACTATATGTGAAAAAGGGCAGTGTTTAATAGTGGGGAGTTGACATTAAAAAAGCTTGCATTTAACTTACTCTATTTAAAGGAGGGAAGACATAATAGGTTGCCAAGTCTTGTGTTAATCAAAAGTAAAGATGCtcttccttcaaaaaaaaaaaaaagaaaaagtaaagATGCTCTTTGTGATTTGATTAATGTCTCTATCAATGAGACGAGTTTTCGTTCTCATTCTCGTGTCGAATTAATACGAATATATGTATAAACCGTAAGTAAATTCGGTTTCATGTGCTCTCATGGATAAATTTAATTCGGAAGAAGTTAAGAAataataatgatttgaataaaataaaatttgctcTCAAATGGATCAACACAACGCAACACGTAGGTTGAATTTGAGCATCATTTTCGAATTGAATCCCAAATTGAAATATCCTAATATTATCTCAAATAGATTTGTTCTGATTATTTCTAATCATTACGTcgtttaataatcatttttataatttgtgCCCTTCCAAAAATTAGATTATAGCAATAATATTTAATGTAGAGAATTGGTGAAAGTCAAAGATATGATAATTATTACTTGAAATGGGCCCAGTTGCTGACGAGGAAAAGGACTATATGATGGGCCATAGAATCCGTTCTGACTCGGCCCACTTATTAGTAAATCTCCTTGTGAGGGCATGGACAGCAGGACAGGACAGATACTCTTccacttaaaaaatatttatgattcttattaaatatttatgattttacacaaaaaaaaaaataaatacaaatagaTATAACCATTCCCAAAATATATCCAACAATTCTGGAAAACCTTATACTGCATATAGGATGAAAAGTTCGTGTCGGTCGCAATATCCTCCGATCCGATCATATTTTACGAAATAGGCGATTcaaaagcatatatatatatatatctatatatatatatgtatatatatatatatatatgataccatctgaggcttggaatacaaattgaatctgatacgtgacattgttttaccaaacttttccttagtggctttcgcacacatggaggttattggtttccagcctatataccatattcgaCTTTCTGATctaataaaaggaggtatttaattttcagaataagaatgaatataaggtttagctatggcaattttacaaaacataaaaggcattacaaaagatataccagagaaattaaacaacagaggatttacTGAGGGCCacctcagaaacataaattcataaaaatcacccatgaaCGCCTTAAACACCATTTCTCGGCTAAACAGGCTAAAGGGCTACACCATGAATTTATGCCTCCTGGTTAAACTcaaaccttgtgtttactatttcctggttcgtctTCCAACCTTATGTTCAACCATTAACCTTTATATTACATcgaattccaaaatttaaataaaatcttttatcatttcaatttaattccaagttacaaataaataaagatcatggtttagtcatgggatgatttaacacaaatgttttagcctgtcattcaggctaatatatgaaatataaatattaaaaactgtaaataaaaacagaaaataaaaacagtaaacttaAAGAATTGTAACCAGAAGAAACTTTTATACAAAAGGttgaagcttttattaagaagggttgtttacaagagaggaatagaggggagcaaactcgaccgtatccttctaagaacacagaatggtcctataaatagatggaagtgccggacatgaaaccccggattccaactaaaaatataaacagtaaatgctttattaaagcaaatagtaacatggttacaaaagtcaaaaagtaaAAGTGATAGACCACCCACTTTTGTCATGATTTCATGGCACGTCTGAGATTCCATCTTTGATGTGATATTTCACCATCCACTGGTTGATAATGCAACATGAGGATTAAAGATGNgagtaaatttctgaatatttttgagtcaagattttaaatggactcattgcatctttttctttttcttgttgatgcagTAGATCTTGCTGATAGGAAGATATTTTTTCCTCCATTTGTATAAGAATATCATGGCCATAGATTTTTCCAGTTTCTGGATCTTCACGTAATAATTTGTCCCAAAATTTGGTAGAGCTGACTCTCCATAGGCAGGGaataccttcatcagtataaccacACTCTGGTTGCCATTTCCAGATCCATGGAACTCCAAATTCCATAAAGAACAGACATAAAGTCTTTCCGTCAATTCAATGCTCagcaaatgattttttaattcttggagaaacatttaaccaagtattcattggttttataaaaacctcaggcaaaatttttgctgatggaccaaatatttttcaccaaataaaaaaccaattaggaattggataatggaaaacattttcgcatattttcaaaaaccatatacgttttcttttttcattttcatagaatagagttttattaaaactctcaatataatctcaaaaattgaatttaaaactcattttatgagtcatctgaggcttggaaatagttttggttgatgatttaacacaGTTTATTCAAATGANNNNNNNNNNNNNNNNNNNNNNNNNNNNNNNNNNNNNNNNNNNNNNNNNNNNNNNNNNNNNNNNNNNNNNNNNNNNNNNNNNNNNNNNNNNNNNNNNNNNATTCCTACCAAAGCTCgtccttgtcaaatgaattctgaatatttaaaattatgtaagaaagaaattcattctttattagaaaaaggtttaataacaccttctcaatctccttggtctTGTACTGCattttatgttaataaacaCTCTGAGCGGGAAAGAGGTGTTCCTAGATTAGTCATTAACTATAAACCCCTtaataaggttttaaaatggattaggcatcctattcctaataaaaaagatttattatatAGACTAGttaatgcaatcatattttctaaatttgatttaaaatcaggattttggcagattcaagttaaagaatctgatagatataaaactgcttttaatgttccaataggacattatgaatggacagtaatgccatttggacttaaaaatgctccttcagaatttcaacaaattatgaatgatattttttatcaatatagcaattttataattgtttatattgatgatattttaatattctctaatgatattgaatctcattttaaacatttagaaatgtttaaaaatatagttatacaaaatggttttgttatttcaaaatctaaaataattttatttcaaactaatattagatttttaggacatatgattgaaaaaggaaaaattattccTATCCAAAGAAGTATtgagtttggatcaaaatttcctgatattataactgataaaactcagttacaaagatttttaggaagtttaaattatatttctccttacattcaaaatcttactaaagattctgctatcttatatgagagacttaagaaaaatcctttacccTGGACAGATAATCATACTAAGGCTGTtcagattataaaagaaaaggttaaaaatcttccttgtcttATGCTTGCTAATccccaatgggataaaattgtagaaacagatgcttctgatataggttttggcggaattttaaaacaaaaagatccccaaactaaacaggaatatctgatacgtttttattctgggaaatggaataatgcccagaaaaattattcaacaGTAGCAAAAGAAATTTTAGCTATTGtaagatgtattttaaaattccaagatgatttatataatcaaaagtttattataaaaactgattgcaaatcagcaaaatttatgtttaataaagattttaaacatgatgtgactaaacaaatgtttgcaagatggcaagctcatttagctccttttgattttgaaattatttacaaaaaagtTGAATATAATCACCTACCTGATTTTctaactcgtgaatatttatcttaatgtctttctttacagatatgtattctcgaggtagaggagagtcctcttatagagggcgaggtggtaggAGAAAACCCCCTAATATCATTGCACAACATGGAAAGCAGAGGCTAATAACccagaacttatctagttcatcagccagtaatactgagccAAATACagagttatacaatgagtttcaagaattcttgaaacaaaaacagaaaagTAATACTGATTCTCAAgcttcagcatcatatgctaaaaTCATTACAGATGATGACAATGATTCAGCTCTTTATACAGAGACAAAACATAgagaattaattcttcttatagaagaaaaagatacccAATGGGAAAAAACTCCATGGACTATCATGGAAAGATACTTAACCAATACATCATATNATTTTTGAAAATATGCGAAAATGTTTTCCATTATCCAATTCCTAATTGGTTTTTtatttggtggaaaatattggtccatcagcaaaaattttgcctgaggtttttataaaaccaatgaatacttggttaaatgtttctccaagaattaaaaaatcatttgctGAGCATTGGATTGACGGAAAGACTTTATGTCTGTTCTTTATGGAATTTGGAATTCCATGGATCTGGAAATGATAACCAGAGTgtggttatactgatgaaggtattCCCTGCCTATGGAGAGTCAGCTCTACCAAATTTTGGGACAAATTATTACGTGAAGATCCAGAAACTGGAAAAATCTATGGCCATGATATTCTTATACAAATGGAGGAAAAAATCTCTTCCTATCAGAAAGATCTActgcatcaacaagaaaaagaaaaagatgcaatgagtccatttaaaatcttgactcaaaaatattcagaaatttactccaaagagaaaatggtagaaatctacattgaagagatgaagaaagatctctacaagaatattggatgttcagattcaaaatcggatAAATCTATGGCTTCtgaatcaagtgaaaatcaatttattcatctaatgcaaatgcaggatgctcaagatccagaggatgatattcctcaattttcgcagatcaatgatatttttgaaaatctcaaaaattcattaaaagacaatattaaagatgattaggatattcatctttaatcCTCATGTTGCATTATCAACCAGTGGATGGTGAAATATCACATCAAAGATGGAATCTCAGACGTGCCATGAAATCATGACAAAAGTGGGTGGTCTATCGCTTttactttttgacttttgtaaccatgttactatttgctttaataaagcatttactgtttatatttttagttggaatccggggtttcatgtccggcacttccatctatttataggaccattctgtgttcttagaaggatacggtcgagtttgctcccctctattcctctcttgtaaacaacccttcttaataaaagcttcaaCCTTTTGTATAAAAGTTTCTTCTGgttacaattctgtaagtttactgtttttattttctgtttttatttacagtatttaatatttatatttcatatattagcctgaatgacaggctaaaacatttgtgttaaatcatcccatgactaaaccatgatctttatttatttgtaacttggaattaaattgaaatgataaaagattttatttaaattttggaattcgATGTAATATAAATGTTAATGGTTGAACATAAGGTTGGAagacgaaccaggaaatagtaaacacaaggtttgAGTTTAACCAggaggcataaattcatgttgtagccctttaGCCTGTTTAGCCGAGAAATGGTGTTTAAGGCGttcatgggtgatttttatgaatttatgtttctgaggtGGCCCTCAgtaaatcctctgttgtttaatttctctggtatatcttttgtaatgccttttatgttttgtaaaattgtcATAGCtaaaccttatattcattcttattctggaaattaaatacctccttttattagttcagaaagtcgaatatggtatataggctggaaaccaataacctccatatatatatatatatatatatatatatgtccaTGTGCATGATAATTCTGCATAGGATGAAAAAGTGTGAGTGACTCGGTTTGCACAAACAAACCATGTACGTCTATGCATGCACAATACTTTGAAAAATAATTCCTAAAGACTCGAACAAACTAGTGGACACATTCTTTGAATTCCACAGATaataaatgaaatgatattGAAAACAGCTCAGCCAACAGGCAAAGAGACACACCAGAAGGTATTGCCCAGTTCTACTGACAAGATGTGTCATGTAATAAAAGCCTTCATTGaaataaattttctaaaaatttatatttttgatcCCATTTATATGTTAAGTCTGTCACTTAAATGGAAacagttaaattttttaattgtaaTGTTTTTAACATTAATTTATCCATATAAGTATATTAAATACTATCAGTGGACTAAATTTATGCAAACAAGAAAATCTTAGAAAACAAGAAAGtgtaaaaaatataaagttaACATACTTTTCTTAATATATATTTCCAAGTTTTCAACCCAACTATGAATTCTATGCAGCCTTGGTATCATGTTCTTTACTGTGTTCATAGCGCGGCCCTATATATGCTGAACGCTTCTTGATGGATATTTCATGGGCGTCGTAAGATGTTATTCTTGTATTTAATGCAACATGTTTCTCGACCGCAAGCATTTAATGCAGCACGTTTCTCGAGATCGATTGATGTGTTATTCTCAAAATATTAAATGCATTATGTTTCTAGAGATTAGCTAATGTCACATTAACAAGATGTTCACGTTAACATCTCGCAAGCATTTAATGCAACACGTTTCTTAAGATAGGCTATGTGAAATTCACAAGATGTTCATTTGAATATCTTGTAGCGTCCTTAGCAAGATGCGCCCAACACATCATACCTCTCGctctatatatacatatatataaagccATACCCTCATTaactaataattttaaaaataaaattatttatttagaaaactGTATATGAACGCAAAATGTGTTAACACTAAGTATGTATTATATGCATGGAATGGTGATGATAAATTAGACAGTTTGAAATTCACAGTGGAGATAATGCCATAATGGGTATCCATCAGTCACAAGGAATACATAAACAAATGATTGAAATAAAGATTTAAATGATTTTCTTCCAACAAATTGAATTATTCCATATAGTTTTCAGAAATATTCT
This sequence is a window from Primulina huaijiensis isolate GDHJ02 chromosome 13, ASM1229523v2, whole genome shotgun sequence. Protein-coding genes within it:
- the LOC140990907 gene encoding cytochrome c oxidase subunit 5b-1, mitochondrial-like; amino-acid sequence: MWRRLSLQLRTLAPILSATKSARFVVGSFAGPENPRRLFPVFSRHFSVDSGDVSATKSVEDVMPIATGHEREELQASLKGKDVLEINYPSGPFGTKEEPAVVKSYYDKRIVGCPGVEGEDEHDVVWFWLEKGKPHECPVCSQYFVLEVVGPGGPPDGHGDGEDDHHH